AACTGACATGAGGCAGACAACTGTCAGCAATGAGTGAAGAAGCAATGAGTCGAAAGCAATGAGCAATGAGAATGAAATAAAAAAACACTATCTCATTCAGGGAGAGGGGAAGGCCAGTCCTGAGAGTATTCGAAGGAGTGAGGGTGGGTTTTTGTAAGGAGATTCATTATGGACAGAGAAAACAGCATACAGAAGGTTATAGAATATCACGAGCGCACCAAGCACTACCCGGATCGTTATGCAAGATCTCCAGGTGAACTCGATTGGGCAAACCAACCCGCTCCGTTCATGAGATACGAGGGCGCTCCCGTACTTGATATCCCTTTTATAGCAAAGGACCAGGAGACCAATTATTATGGGATATACGACAGGAGTGGAAATCCATCGAAAGATTTTTCTTTTGAAAACATTGGCGCCTTTCTTGAGTTGTCTGTTGGTCTTTCTGCATGGAAATCAATATCTGGAGATACATGGGCACTGCGTATCAATCCATCAAGCGGCAATCTCCATCCAACAGAGGTTCATCTCATCCTACCTCCGCTGAAGGAATCTGAGAATTGCGGCGGAGTTTATCACTATAATCCATACCGGCATATTGTTGAGTGGCGTGCAACATTTGATAATTCATTATGGTCAAAGCTAATATCGCATTTCAGGACAGATGGTTTTTTAGTTGCACTGAGCAGCATCTATTGGAGGGAGGCATGGAAATACGGGGAGCGGGCGTTCCGGTATTGTAATCATGATGTAGGGCATGCAGTGGCGTGTATGAGCTTCGCAGCTAATCTTTCTGGTTGGAAGGTAACATACCTTAATGCACTTTCAGACTCAGACGTGGAAACGATGCTGGGCTTCCATAAAACACCATGGATAGAACATGAGAAGGAAGAGGCAGACCTGATCTGTTTTGTTCACAGGTCATCAGAGGCAGACATAGCGGTGGATATCCCTGAAGATATTATATCTATATTCAAAAAACTTCCCTTTATCGGGGACCCGTCTTTTCTTAGTGAAGATCATGTCGTATGGGAAGTGATTGATGAGGTTTCAGCAGCAACTGTCAAGCCCGCTGCTGATAAGAAGGAATTTATATATAATGAAGATGAATTTATTGAACGGGAAATCACCGGGGTTAATGCGGCAGCTATCATACGCCAGAGGAGGAGCGGACAATCGTATGATGGAGAGGCGTCAATCAGCAGGAATGATTTTCTGGCGATACTCGATAAGACTATCCCTCGTAAAAATTGTGCGCCGTTTGATGCCGGTATTGGCAATGTCTCTGTTAATCTCCTTATATTTGCTCATCGTGTAACAGGACTTGACCCTGGATTATATATTTTGTTTAGAAATAAAGGGGATGTTGCAGAGTTCAAACGCAAATGCACAGCTGATTTATTATGGGAGATAGTTAGTGATGTGCCGGATACTCTGCCATTATATTTGCTGAAAAAAGGGGATTTCAGGCAAAAAGCATCTTATTATAGCTGTGATCAGGAGATAGCAGGAGACGGTGTGTTTTCCGCAGGGATGATAGCGAAGTTCAAAGCGAATATAGAGGATGAACCGCACGCATACAGGCGCCTCTTCTGGGAGGCAGGGATGATTGGACAGGTGCTATATCTTGAGGCAGAGGCGCATTCTCTGCGCGGTACTGGCATAGGATGTTACTATGATGACCTTGTGCACCAGTTGTTGGGGTTTACTGACAATACTTATCAGGATATTTATCATTTTACAGTCGGAAAGGCGCTGGAAGACACAAGGATAACAACGCTTTCCCCATACGGCCATTTGAAGAGATAGCAGATGAGAATACCCTCCCCTGAGAGAAATCGAAGGGGTGGGGATGGGATTTTAGATTGAAGACTATAGACATTCATACTCACGGAATCGGTGGCTTTGACACCAGGACATCCAATCCTGAAGACATAATCAGGATGGCTGAGATACAGGAATCCCTTGGCGTTACAGCTATTATTCCTGCAATATATCCAGACACGATAGAAATTATGCGTGAGAATATAATGGCAGTGAAAATGGCGATGGAAGTGCAAAGGTCAAGAGAGGCGGCAGGCAGCGCCGGCCTTCATGGCCGGACTAAATATGCTGCTATCCTGGGTGTCCATCTTGAAGGGCCATTTCTCAATTCTGCCAAATGCGGTGCGCTGATATCCACATCATTCATTGAACCGACTGAATCAAATCTAAGACATCTAATTGCAGGTTACGAAGATATGATAAAGATAATCACTATCGCCCCAGAGCTGAATGGTGCCGTAAAGCTTATCAGAAAGATATCTGACATGGGGATTATTGCAAGCATGGGGCATTCAGATGCAACGTTTTCTGAGGCAGAGCAGGGCTTCAATGCAGGGGCAAAGGGCATCACCCACATATTCAATGCCATGCGCGGCTTTCACCACAGAGAGCCCGGGATAGCTGGTTTTGGACTCCTCAACAAAGATGTCTTTATCGAGGTTATAGCAGACCCTCATCATCTTAATGTGAAGACACTTGAACTTATATTCAGGATAAAGAATCCGGATAAAATAGTCATTATTTCAGATTCAGTAAAATGGACGGAGATGTCAGGGGATGGCACAGGACGTGGCGCTATAAATGATGCCGGAACTCTTCAGGGAGGGTCAATGGGCATTACAGAATCGTCACGTAGATTAATAAAACATGGGTTCGATGAAGAGATTGTTAAGACACTTATAACAGCAAACCCGCTA
Above is a genomic segment from Nitrospirota bacterium containing:
- a CDS encoding SagB/ThcOx family dehydrogenase — its product is MDRENSIQKVIEYHERTKHYPDRYARSPGELDWANQPAPFMRYEGAPVLDIPFIAKDQETNYYGIYDRSGNPSKDFSFENIGAFLELSVGLSAWKSISGDTWALRINPSSGNLHPTEVHLILPPLKESENCGGVYHYNPYRHIVEWRATFDNSLWSKLISHFRTDGFLVALSSIYWREAWKYGERAFRYCNHDVGHAVACMSFAANLSGWKVTYLNALSDSDVETMLGFHKTPWIEHEKEEADLICFVHRSSEADIAVDIPEDIISIFKKLPFIGDPSFLSEDHVVWEVIDEVSAATVKPAADKKEFIYNEDEFIEREITGVNAAAIIRQRRSGQSYDGEASISRNDFLAILDKTIPRKNCAPFDAGIGNVSVNLLIFAHRVTGLDPGLYILFRNKGDVAEFKRKCTADLLWEIVSDVPDTLPLYLLKKGDFRQKASYYSCDQEIAGDGVFSAGMIAKFKANIEDEPHAYRRLFWEAGMIGQVLYLEAEAHSLRGTGIGCYYDDLVHQLLGFTDNTYQDIYHFTVGKALEDTRITTLSPYGHLKR